In one Nicotiana tomentosiformis chromosome 6, ASM39032v3, whole genome shotgun sequence genomic region, the following are encoded:
- the LOC138893550 gene encoding uncharacterized protein, with protein MATTTVEFFKNQFTQESDTTCFELLNNVPSMVTTDYNLELCRYPTLEEVKKAVFALSGDSASGVDGFTGLFHQKCWDIVGADIFMMVKAVYRGASLPKSITHTNLVLLPKKPQVQTFSDLRPTVLVILSARSYPWYYTIEWRSRGVKQGDPLSPALFILSAEVLSRSLNKLFLDRNFIGFGMSKWTDPLNHLSYADDTIIFSSADPYSLQKVMEVLTKYEQIYGQLINKSKSSYYMHTKVGRNLSDSVGSITSFQKGSFLFTNLGCPMLYTRIRKDYYNDLTSKVEAKLHSYKGKLLYIGGKATLITSVLQSLPTHILSVLDPPDNVLEHLHKMFARFFWSTNEERRSRHWTKWLNLCLPKKEGELDFNIKEELHEVAQLRIENGWDDLLLHHTFLEDIAYHIKQVICFDDTDAKWDTPKLMPTTSGKFTWTNKIKFFEAYKPIIITKRVTWQMPDARWFKCNTDGDSRGNQRLSSYEFCVRDSTGDVIFVKAEQIGVSTSLVTEAKALMEGILYYFQNQLHPMIIKTNSLVLKTITEGQWAVPWSINKELKKINKIKGQFNVILQHVFREGNAVADFLANLVFSFAGTLEFKSFYDFPVAARSLINYDKSQIPNLRIRVARNRGSVP; from the exons ATGGCTACTACTACTGTAGAGTTTTTCAAGAACCAATTTACACAAGAAAGTGATACTACATGCTTTGAACTTCTTAACAATGTACCTTCAATGGTGACAACTGATTATAACTTAGAGCTATGCAGGTATCCTACTCTAGAAGAAGTAAAGAAAGCAGTTTTCGCATTGTCTGGTGATAGTGCAAGTGGAGTTGATGGTTTCACTGGATTATTCCACCAAAAGTGCTGGGACATTGTGGGAGCAGACATCTTTATGATGGTTAAAGCTGTTTATAGAGGGGCTTCACtaccaaaatccataacacatactaaCTTGGTGTTACTGCCTAAGAAACCACAAGTACAAACCTTCTCAGATCTAAGACCCACAGTCTTAGTAATTTTATCAGCAAGGTCATATCCATGGTATTATACAATAGAATGGAGAAG TAGAGGAGTGAAGCAAGGAGATCCTTTGTCTCCTGCATTGTTCATTCTATCAGCAGAGGTCCTATCAAGATCACTGAATAAGCTATTCTTAGACAGGAATTTCATTGGATTTGGAATGTCAAAGTGGACAGATCCTCTAAACCACTTGTCTTATGCAGATGATACAATAATATTTTCATCTGCGGACCCATACTCATTACAGAAAGTAATGGAAGTACTCACAAAGTACGAACAGATCTATGGTCAACTAATCAACAAATCAAAAAGTTCTTACTACATGCATACAAAGGTGGGAAGGAACTTATCTGATTCTGTTGGCTCTATAACTAGTTTCCAAAAGGGGTCCTTCCTATTCACAAACTTAGGATGTCCAATGTTATACACAAGGATAAGGAAGGACTACTATAACGATCTCACAAGTAAGGTGGAGGCAAAACTTCACTCCTACAAAGGGAAACTACTGTACATTGGGGGTAAGGCTACACTTATAACCAGTGTGCTTCAAAGTTTACCTACACACATTCTGTcagtcttggatcctcctgacaACGTTCTAGAACACTTACACAAGATGTTTGCTAGATTCTTCTGGAGTACTAACGAAGAAAGAAGAAGTAGGCACTGGACAAAGTGGCTAAACTTGTGTCTGCCAAAGAAAGAAGGCGAATTAG ATTTCAACATCAAAGAAGAACTCCATGAGGTGGCACAGTTGAGAATAGAGAATGGATGGGATGATCTGTTGCTACATCATACATTTCTAGAAGATATAGCATATCACATAAAGCAAGTAATTTGCTTTGATGATACTGATGCAAAATGGGATACACCTAAATTGATGCCAACGACTTCAGGTAAATTTACA TGGACAAATAAGATTAAGTTTTTTGAAGCTTATAAACCAATTATTATTACCAAAAGAGTTACTTGGCAGATGCCCGATGCAAGATGGTTCAAATGCAATACTGATGGGGATTCTCGAGGAAATCAAAGACTAAGCTCCTATGAGTTTTGCGTAAGAGATTCTACAGGGGATGTTATATTTGTGAAGGCAGAGCAGATAGGGGTATCAACAAGTTTGGTCACTGAGGCAAAGGCATTAATGGAAGGCATATTGTACTATTTTCAAAATCAGCTGCATCCTATGATAATTAAAACAAACTCACTGGTCTTAAAAACGATTACTGAAGGTCAATGGGCAGTTCCTTGGAGTATCAACAAAGAACTGAAgaagattaataaaataaaagggcaGTTCAATGTCATTCTTCAGCATGTCTTCAGGGAAGGCAATGCAGTGGCAGATTTTCTAGCTAACTTAGtattctcttttgcaggtacactAGAATTCAAATCTTTCTACGACTTCCCTGTTGCTGCTAGGTCACTAATCAATTACGACAAGAGCCAAATACCAAATCTAAGGATTAGAGTGGCAAGAAACAGAGGATCTGTACCATGA
- the LOC138893549 gene encoding uncharacterized protein: protein MRSSNIPSEYEDFAFCVNSCGLFDIGYNGSPFIWWNGRPNDQCIFKWLDRIFVNLSYQNLLPNLEVQHLIRTGSDHAPLLRSFGQEAMKFVKHFKFLNFWSTHDTVKEILFEEEPTIQNRIVLQRAQAELKKYLSIEEQYWKQKAGLNWFAEGDRNTRLFHNHVNGKRQKVKLKRIQNEDGN, encoded by the exons ATGAGGTCTTCCAATATACCCTCTGAATATGAAGACTTTGCCTTCTGTGTGAATTCCTGTGGTTTGTTTGACATTGGATATAATGGTAGCCCTTTCATTTGGTGGAATGGTCGACCAAATGACCAATGCATCTTCAAGTGGCTTGATAGGATCTTTGTCAACCTCTCTTACCAGAATCTCTTACCAAATCTAGAAGTTCAACATCTAATAAGGACAGGCTCAGATCATGCACCGTTGCTGAGGAGTTTTGGACAGGAAGCTATGAAATTTGTTAAGCATTTTAAGTTCCTTAACTTCTGGTCTACTCATGACAC AGTTAAGGAGATTCTATTTGAGGAGGAACCGACAATTCAAAACAGGATTGTCCTTCAACGAGCACAAGCTGAACTGAAAAAATACCTGAGCATTGAAGAGCAATACTGGAAACAAAAGGCAGGATTGAACTGGTTTGCTGAAGGTGATAGAAACACAAGATTGTTTCACAATCATGTCAATGGTAAGCGGCAGAAAGTTAAACTCAAAAGGATTCAGAACGAAGATGGGAATTAG